From Marinoscillum sp. 108, a single genomic window includes:
- a CDS encoding T9SS type A sorting domain-containing protein — protein SVSTLANPDTDGDGIPDFLDLDSDNDGITDLLEAGGNDYNGDGKLDSFGDTDGDGLGNSVDVDNGGTPLTIPNTDGTGRPNYIDTDSEDDNIPDFEEGFYEAGPTNYQTSYINRVTAYNAANAATSNTLYPTGDTSPADGTPDYLNDSDGDGIPNLLDPQSAYFLDDDGDGLINLFDPNQNGDFYGNVNGVPDRDDDGTPNILDGSDVPLPLDFIAFSGTVQNENVNLKWTTANEVNVSHFDVLHSTGGSKDFKVIGSVQAVNIKELVNNYQFTHQNAPDGYNFYRIREVDLDGYEGFTEIINVVMEASNISWTIYPNPTQDHLSIRSTVIIPDSRVMILDVTGRTIYDQHVSFESKEAVLDLSKLGAGVYHVIIELPDSKKSFRVMKK, from the coding sequence GATCAGTCTCTACCCTGGCCAACCCGGATACGGATGGGGACGGTATACCGGACTTCCTCGATCTGGATAGTGACAATGATGGCATCACAGACCTGCTCGAAGCAGGAGGAAATGACTACAATGGAGATGGAAAGCTCGACTCCTTCGGGGATACTGATGGTGACGGGCTGGGCAACTCCGTGGATGTGGACAATGGCGGAACACCGCTCACTATTCCAAATACTGATGGCACCGGGCGACCCAACTATATCGATACGGACTCGGAAGATGATAACATCCCGGATTTTGAAGAAGGATTCTATGAAGCCGGACCTACCAACTACCAAACCTCTTACATCAACAGGGTCACTGCTTACAATGCCGCCAACGCTGCCACCTCCAATACCCTCTACCCTACTGGTGACACCAGTCCGGCTGATGGCACACCTGACTACCTCAATGACTCAGATGGAGATGGGATACCCAACCTACTTGATCCACAGAGTGCCTACTTCCTGGATGATGACGGTGATGGGTTGATCAACCTTTTTGATCCCAATCAGAATGGAGATTTCTATGGTAACGTCAATGGTGTACCCGACCGGGATGATGATGGTACCCCCAACATCCTGGATGGCTCAGATGTGCCGCTCCCGCTTGATTTTATTGCATTCTCAGGTACCGTTCAAAACGAAAATGTAAACCTCAAATGGACTACTGCCAATGAAGTCAATGTCAGCCACTTCGACGTGCTACACAGCACCGGAGGCAGCAAAGACTTCAAAGTAATAGGCTCCGTACAGGCTGTCAATATCAAGGAGCTGGTCAATAATTATCAGTTTACCCACCAGAATGCACCTGATGGGTACAACTTCTACCGAATCAGAGAAGTAGATCTGGATGGATATGAAGGGTTCACAGAAATCATCAATGTGGTAATGGAAGCCTCCAATATCAGCTGGACCATCTACCCTAACCCTACCCAGGATCACCTGTCCATCAGGTCTACGGTGATCATCCCAGATAGCAGGGTGATGATCCTCGATGTGACCGGCAGAACCATCTATGACCAACATGTGAGTTTTGAGTCCAAAGAAGCCGTACTCGACCTCTCGAAACTTGGCGCAGGCGTATATCACGTCATCATCGAACTACCTGACTCCAAAAAGTCCTTTAGGGTGATGAAGAAGTAA